From one Chloroflexota bacterium genomic stretch:
- a CDS encoding 2-isopropylmalate synthase gives MSEPIGAELIYDWNVKGDRPRYPKRVLITDETLRDGLQSPSITHPSIQDKVYLLYLMRCLEVDAADLGLCGAGERFKKDVTVLAREIANQHMPIVPQSAARSMESDIAPIADASQEAGIAIEACIFLGSSPIRQYAEGWDVDTLLRLTESSVTFAVTHGLPVMFVTEDTTRARPETLREIYACAIRAGAHRICAADTVGHATPEGVRSLIRFLRQVVDEVNPEVGIDWHGHRDRGMDIANTMAAIEAGADRVHACALGIGERSGNTPMEILLVNLNLLGLANRDLQGLPEYCEVVSQACGVPIPFNYPIVGADSFRTATGVHAAAVAKALNKNDAWLSDRVYCGVPASMVGRTQGIEIGPMSGEHNVRFWLREHNIEPHPVFVEKILAAAKRSTRILTEEEIHRMTRVLKLRLGAGQTEVSESDLEFLLPHTLQPQSVPGAGR, from the coding sequence ATGAGCGAACCAATTGGCGCTGAACTGATCTACGACTGGAATGTGAAAGGCGACCGGCCTCGTTATCCGAAGCGGGTGCTGATCACCGACGAGACCCTGCGCGACGGCTTGCAGTCGCCGTCCATCACTCATCCCTCGATCCAGGACAAGGTCTATCTGCTGTACCTGATGCGTTGCCTGGAAGTGGACGCCGCCGACCTGGGGTTGTGCGGCGCGGGCGAACGGTTCAAGAAAGATGTGACGGTGCTGGCGCGTGAAATTGCCAACCAGCACATGCCCATTGTGCCGCAGAGCGCCGCCCGTTCCATGGAATCCGACATTGCCCCTATTGCCGACGCCTCGCAGGAAGCCGGGATCGCCATCGAGGCCTGCATCTTCCTCGGCTCCAGCCCCATCCGCCAGTACGCCGAAGGCTGGGATGTGGACACATTGTTGCGCCTCACCGAATCGTCGGTCACGTTTGCGGTCACGCACGGCCTGCCGGTGATGTTCGTCACCGAGGACACCACTCGCGCCCGGCCAGAGACACTGCGAGAGATTTACGCTTGCGCCATCCGCGCCGGCGCTCACCGCATCTGCGCCGCCGACACGGTGGGTCACGCCACGCCTGAAGGCGTGCGCTCCCTGATTCGATTCCTGCGGCAAGTGGTGGACGAAGTCAATCCCGAAGTGGGCATTGACTGGCACGGCCACCGTGATCGGGGGATGGACATCGCCAACACAATGGCCGCCATTGAGGCCGGGGCTGACCGGGTTCATGCCTGCGCCCTGGGCATCGGCGAACGTTCGGGCAACACCCCGATGGAAATTTTGCTCGTCAATCTGAATCTGCTGGGGTTAGCCAACCGCGACTTGCAAGGCCTGCCCGAATACTGCGAAGTGGTGTCGCAGGCGTGTGGGGTGCCGATCCCGTTCAACTATCCAATCGTCGGCGCAGACTCGTTCCGCACCGCCACCGGCGTTCACGCGGCGGCGGTCGCCAAAGCCCTCAACAAGAACGACGCCTGGCTCTCTGACCGGGTGTATTGCGGCGTCCCGGCGAGTATGGTCGGCCGGACACAGGGCATCGAGATCGGGCCAATGTCCGGCGAGCACAACGTCCGCTTCTGGTTGCGCGAGCATAACATCGAGCCGCATCCGGTCTTCGTCGAAAAAATCCTGGCGGCGGCCAAGCGTTCCACCCGCATCCTGACTGAAGAAGAAATTCACCGGATGACACGCGTGTTGAAACTCCGTTTGGGAGCCGGCCAGACGGAGGTGAGCGAAAGCGATCTGGAGTTCTTGTTGCCTCACACGCTCCAGCCGCAATCTGTGCCCGGAGCGGGGCGATGA
- a CDS encoding aldehyde ferredoxin oxidoreductase family protein gives MPNIAFIDLTSGRIDISPTPERLTRAFVGGRGLNMHYLRKYLRQAGDPRLINPFSPENPLIFGAGLLTGTIAPNAARFNVSAKSPESLGLGDANCGGFFAAAMRKAGFDRLIIVGKAERPSYLLLEGGAVSVREANGLWGTTSPQAQEMLKAAHGPGTVSAVIGPAGENKVRMASVMTGLKNTAGRGGMGAVMGSKNLKAIAAKGGDPIHVADKAALSAVRKEQTKYLQDSKVIQVLGKLGTPFLYEVSNRLGAIRTRNSQDNFFEETLVASEIEKFSDKMLACTSCVVHCRHRNTLGGEGPEYSTIGLLGANIGLAPTDQVITLNNLVNDLGLDASSVGTIIAWAMELYQRGLIKDEMTGGPLEWGDYERVAELINDIAYRRGFGDVLAESTQAKRLFPPEAADYLIAVKDLPQSDPHDVRYIKSFALGIAVASRGADHLRNRPTLDILKLPDEVRMKIFGVETSADPTSYEGKAGMVAWHDDIYAVADCLGVCKFITHGFNSPKLLGYDHFVELIRPVTGLEFAETELREVGRRVIDLERQINLEFGRTRADDTLPKRYFDDPMPGRATKGHHIDREKFQNMLDEYYAARGWDEQGNLPEARLNELNELNRLDSPGG, from the coding sequence ATGCCAAATATTGCTTTCATTGATCTGACCTCGGGGCGCATTGACATCTCGCCCACGCCGGAACGGCTCACGCGAGCCTTCGTCGGCGGGCGCGGGCTGAACATGCACTACCTCCGCAAATATTTGCGCCAGGCGGGCGACCCGCGCCTCATCAATCCGTTCAGCCCGGAGAACCCGCTCATCTTCGGCGCAGGTTTGCTCACCGGAACCATCGCGCCCAATGCCGCCCGCTTCAACGTCAGCGCCAAGTCGCCGGAGAGTCTCGGCCTCGGCGACGCGAATTGCGGCGGCTTCTTCGCGGCGGCCATGCGCAAGGCCGGGTTTGATCGATTGATCATCGTCGGCAAGGCGGAGCGACCGAGTTATCTTCTTTTAGAAGGTGGAGCCGTCTCTGTTCGTGAAGCCAATGGTTTGTGGGGGACTACTTCGCCTCAGGCGCAAGAGATGTTGAAGGCGGCGCACGGCCCGGGCACGGTCAGCGCCGTCATCGGCCCGGCGGGCGAGAACAAGGTGCGAATGGCGTCGGTGATGACCGGGCTGAAGAACACCGCCGGGCGCGGCGGCATGGGCGCGGTGATGGGTAGTAAAAATCTCAAGGCCATCGCCGCGAAAGGCGGCGACCCCATCCACGTTGCCGACAAGGCGGCATTGAGCGCAGTTCGCAAAGAGCAGACGAAGTATCTGCAAGACTCAAAGGTTATTCAAGTCCTCGGCAAACTCGGCACGCCGTTTCTGTACGAAGTGAGCAACCGCCTGGGCGCGATTCGCACTCGCAACAGCCAGGACAACTTCTTTGAAGAGACGCTCGTCGCCTCTGAGATTGAAAAGTTTTCGGATAAGATGCTGGCCTGCACCTCGTGCGTCGTCCACTGCCGCCACCGCAACACGCTCGGCGGCGAAGGCCCGGAGTATTCCACCATCGGCCTGCTCGGCGCAAACATCGGCTTGGCCCCGACTGATCAAGTCATCACTCTCAACAACCTCGTCAACGACCTCGGCCTTGATGCCTCCTCGGTTGGCACGATCATCGCCTGGGCGATGGAGTTGTATCAACGCGGCCTCATCAAAGACGAGATGACAGGCGGGCCGCTGGAGTGGGGGGATTACGAGCGCGTTGCCGAGCTCATCAACGACATTGCTTACCGGCGTGGCTTCGGGGACGTGTTGGCTGAAAGCACCCAAGCCAAGCGCCTCTTTCCGCCCGAAGCCGCCGACTACCTCATCGCCGTCAAAGACCTGCCGCAGTCCGATCCGCACGACGTGCGCTATATCAAATCGTTCGCCCTCGGCATTGCCGTCGCCTCGCGCGGCGCGGACCATCTTCGCAACCGCCCGACGCTCGACATCCTCAAACTGCCCGACGAGGTGCGAATGAAAATCTTCGGCGTGGAGACAAGCGCCGACCCGACTTCGTACGAAGGCAAGGCCGGGATGGTAGCCTGGCACGACGACATCTACGCCGTAGCTGACTGTCTCGGCGTTTGCAAGTTCATCACTCACGGCTTCAACTCCCCCAAGTTGCTGGGTTACGATCATTTCGTGGAGTTGATTCGCCCCGTGACCGGCCTGGAATTCGCCGAAACTGAACTGCGCGAAGTGGGGCGGCGGGTGATCGATCTCGAACGGCAGATCAATCTGGAGTTTGGCCGGACGCGCGCCGACGACACTTTGCCCAAACGCTACTTCGACGATCCGATGCCGGGCCGGGCGACGAAGGGCCATCACATTGACCGCGAGAAATTCCAGAACATGCTGGACGAATATTACGCGGCGCGGGGATGGGATGAGCAAGGGAATTTGCCGGAAGCCAGGCTGAATGAATTGAATGAATTAAACAGATTAGATTCGCCAGGAGGATGA
- a CDS encoding zinc-binding dehydrogenase, whose protein sequence is MKAAIFHGAHQPLVIEEIPTPTPKPGEIVVKVAGCGVCHTDLHFIDHGVPTMKKPPLVLGHEASGTVARVGPPLTPPVINGGGRGGWKEGDQIILPAVYGCGHCRMCRLGRENVCENLAFFGSSTDGAYAEYVLAPADVAIALPPEIPLVEGAIIADATTTPFHAVVNRGQVKPGDAVVVFGCGGIGLNCVQIAAAVGGQVIAVDIADHKLDWAKKLGAKTTVNPKSVERLDKELRRLTGGGADVAFECIGNPATQEQAFGAVRTGGRFVVVGSSDKPMSLNTGKVMFREIEIICSLGCRTVDYPRVLDLAAQGKIKVTELVTAKFPLDEINTAFDTLRRGEGIRSVIVP, encoded by the coding sequence ATGAAAGCCGCCATCTTTCACGGAGCGCATCAGCCACTTGTGATTGAAGAGATTCCCACGCCGACTCCGAAACCGGGCGAGATCGTGGTGAAGGTGGCCGGGTGCGGCGTGTGTCACACTGACCTGCACTTCATCGATCACGGTGTGCCGACCATGAAGAAGCCGCCGCTGGTGCTGGGCCACGAGGCTTCAGGCACAGTGGCTCGAGTCGGCCCCCCCCTCACCCCCCCTGTTATTAACGGGGGGGGAAGGGGGGGGTGGAAAGAGGGCGATCAGATAATTTTGCCTGCTGTGTACGGCTGCGGTCACTGCCGCATGTGCCGCCTCGGGCGCGAGAACGTGTGCGAAAACCTGGCCTTCTTCGGCAGCAGCACTGACGGCGCTTACGCCGAATATGTGCTGGCGCCGGCGGATGTCGCCATTGCCCTCCCGCCCGAAATCCCGCTCGTCGAGGGCGCCATCATCGCCGACGCGACGACGACTCCATTTCATGCCGTCGTCAATCGCGGCCAGGTGAAACCGGGCGACGCTGTCGTCGTCTTTGGGTGCGGCGGCATTGGCTTGAACTGTGTGCAGATCGCGGCGGCGGTGGGCGGGCAAGTGATTGCCGTGGACATCGCCGACCACAAGTTGGACTGGGCAAAGAAACTTGGCGCGAAGACAACGGTCAATCCCAAATCGGTCGAGCGGTTGGACAAAGAACTGCGCCGGTTGACCGGCGGCGGCGCGGACGTGGCCTTTGAGTGCATTGGCAACCCGGCGACGCAAGAGCAAGCCTTCGGCGCCGTGCGAACCGGAGGTCGGTTTGTAGTGGTCGGCTCTTCTGACAAGCCGATGAGTCTCAACACTGGCAAAGTGATGTTCCGCGAGATCGAGATCATCTGCTCACTCGGCTGCCGCACGGTGGATTACCCGCGTGTGCTGGATTTGGCGGCGCAGGGCAAGATCAAAGTGACTGAACTGGTGACGGCCAAATTTCCGCTCGACGAGATCAACACCGCCTTCGACACATTGCGGCGCGGCGAGGGGATTCGGTCGGTCATCGTGCCGTAA
- the ppcB gene encoding phenylphosphate carboxylase subunit beta, whose amino-acid sequence MKDLRDFIQKCEEEGELARIKVPVDWRLELSHVAKLNEEKSGPALLFENVTGYNTPVLTSACTTTNRLALIMDMPRNTSLVELMREWVKRTRNRVPPVWVDTAGAPCKQNIDKGDQINLLKFPVPHVYPKDGGRYFGTAVYVITKDPDTGWVNIGTYRLQMLDGQTLGTQFIKGKHADQMLKKYAERGEKMPVAVCIGGDPLMFLMGAARLPAHISEYEFAGAIRGAPIEVVKGETVDLPIPATAEIVVEGEVDPAAFLPEGPFGEYTGYYSGIGTTPRNFIKVNCVTYRNNPIFWSTTVGRAVTDTHMTMALTYGSTLWQELETMHIPGIKSVYCPPEGAGRFLAIISVKQMYPGHSAQVGTAAISTEMGAYGLKTVIVVDDDVDAWDWPRVLWALSFRFNPSRAEFIKRGRSTPLDPSLPIDQRDITSRIILDATIPYEWKEKPIPIEMDKDVQKRVESRWGELFPATRSAASGGGKGNGRVAPDIEPEVAHHEM is encoded by the coding sequence ATGAAGGACCTGCGAGACTTTATCCAGAAATGTGAAGAGGAAGGCGAGTTGGCGCGCATCAAGGTGCCGGTGGATTGGCGACTGGAACTCTCTCACGTCGCCAAGCTTAACGAAGAGAAAAGCGGCCCGGCCCTGCTCTTCGAGAACGTCACCGGCTACAACACGCCGGTGCTCACCAGCGCCTGCACCACCACGAACCGGTTGGCCCTGATTATGGATATGCCCAGGAACACCAGCCTGGTGGAACTGATGCGCGAGTGGGTCAAACGCACGCGCAACCGAGTCCCGCCCGTGTGGGTGGATACTGCCGGTGCCCCTTGCAAGCAGAACATTGATAAGGGCGATCAAATCAATCTGCTCAAGTTCCCCGTGCCGCACGTTTACCCCAAGGATGGCGGGCGATACTTCGGCACGGCGGTTTACGTCATCACCAAAGACCCCGACACCGGCTGGGTGAACATTGGCACGTACCGCCTGCAAATGCTGGACGGACAGACGCTGGGCACGCAGTTTATCAAGGGCAAGCACGCCGACCAGATGCTCAAGAAATACGCCGAGCGCGGCGAGAAGATGCCGGTCGCGGTCTGCATCGGCGGCGATCCGCTGATGTTCCTGATGGGCGCGGCCCGCTTGCCGGCCCACATCAGCGAATACGAGTTCGCCGGCGCGATCCGCGGCGCGCCGATTGAGGTGGTGAAAGGCGAGACGGTGGACCTCCCCATCCCGGCGACGGCGGAGATCGTGGTGGAAGGCGAAGTGGACCCGGCGGCCTTCCTCCCCGAAGGCCCTTTCGGCGAATACACCGGCTACTATTCGGGCATCGGCACGACGCCGCGCAATTTCATCAAGGTCAATTGCGTGACGTATCGCAACAACCCGATCTTCTGGTCTACCACCGTGGGCCGGGCCGTGACCGATACGCACATGACGATGGCTTTGACTTACGGCTCGACGCTGTGGCAAGAGTTGGAGACCATGCACATCCCGGGCATCAAATCGGTCTATTGCCCGCCGGAAGGCGCCGGGCGCTTCCTGGCCATTATCTCCGTCAAACAGATGTACCCCGGTCACTCGGCGCAGGTCGGCACCGCCGCCATCTCCACCGAGATGGGCGCCTACGGCCTCAAGACCGTGATCGTGGTGGACGACGATGTGGATGCGTGGGATTGGCCGCGCGTGTTGTGGGCGTTGAGCTTCCGTTTCAATCCCTCACGGGCTGAGTTCATCAAGCGCGGGCGCTCCACGCCGCTCGACCCGTCTCTACCGATTGACCAGCGCGATATCACCTCGCGCATCATCCTCGACGCCACCATCCCGTACGAGTGGAAAGAGAAACCGATCCCGATCGAGATGGACAAGGACGTGCAGAAGCGCGTCGAGTCGCGCTGGGGTGAACTCTTCCCGGCCACGCGAAGCGCGGCGAGTGGCGGCGGAAAGGGCAACGGGCGTGTGGCCCCGGACATCGAGCCGGAAGTTGCACATCACGAGATGTAA
- a CDS encoding indolepyruvate oxidoreductase subunit beta, with the protein MNTTNLIFAGVGGQGVLLIAELTARAAVRAGFDVKQTEVHGVSQRGGSVESHVRFGPVVYSPLVTAGQADVVVGLEKLEGLRYANFVNLQCGSLLVNDHEIIPGSVAGAAEKYPHYAIEFLRGKGLKVTAIPASRWAKDLGDGRVANMIMLGAMSALTPQMSEEVWLATLTERIPEKYRALNLKAFETGRSFASPLASPLPAEAGSDPKDLSKN; encoded by the coding sequence ATGAATACAACGAATCTAATCTTCGCCGGCGTCGGCGGTCAAGGCGTTCTGTTGATTGCTGAACTTACAGCGCGGGCGGCAGTGCGCGCCGGGTTCGACGTGAAGCAGACCGAGGTACACGGCGTCTCACAACGCGGCGGTAGTGTCGAGAGCCACGTGCGATTCGGCCCTGTCGTGTACTCGCCGCTGGTGACCGCCGGGCAGGCCGACGTGGTGGTTGGCCTGGAGAAGTTGGAAGGATTGCGATATGCCAATTTTGTCAATTTGCAATGCGGCAGCCTGCTTGTCAATGACCACGAGATCATCCCCGGCTCGGTGGCGGGCGCGGCGGAGAAATATCCGCACTACGCGATTGAGTTTCTGCGCGGCAAGGGGTTGAAAGTGACGGCTATCCCGGCCTCCCGGTGGGCCAAAGACCTCGGCGATGGCCGGGTTGCCAACATGATCATGCTTGGGGCGATGTCGGCGCTCACGCCGCAGATGTCAGAAGAGGTGTGGTTGGCGACGCTGACCGAGCGCATCCCGGAGAAATATCGCGCCCTAAACCTGAAAGCGTTTGAAACAGGAAGAAGCTTTGCCTCGCCCCTCGCCAGCCCGCTTCCGGCAGAGGCAGGATCAGACCCTAAGGACTTGTCAAAGAATTAA
- a CDS encoding MoaD/ThiS family protein translates to MKVTVRLGEPFWRAAGQREVVLILASAITVAQALEVLARQYPSLAAELNNGEIKPALFINDEAASPESLLTDEATMHIVWPASGG, encoded by the coding sequence ATGAAAGTGACGGTGCGCCTGGGCGAGCCGTTCTGGCGGGCAGCAGGCCAGCGCGAGGTGGTGTTGATTCTCGCGTCGGCGATAACCGTGGCCCAGGCGTTAGAGGTGCTGGCGCGTCAGTATCCGTCACTGGCCGCCGAGCTGAATAACGGCGAGATCAAACCGGCGCTGTTCATCAACGACGAGGCGGCCAGCCCCGAGAGTTTGTTGACCGACGAGGCGACGATGCACATTGTCTGGCCGGCGAGCGGCGGCTGA
- a CDS encoding amidohydrolase, with amino-acid sequence MLIDFHLHVSRSEHERPWVLEWMESQYQGDDLWTVVEQVLTPTKLRPFLQENGIDWAVALAEDCPITTGVTPHDFVADLCARANALPDPPTGPRGRLIPFAALNPFTINDLAAELERLVKEQGFRGIKAYPVYQHHYMNDSRLYPLYAKAQELGIPMLVHTGSSVFKGARIKYGDPLHLDDVAIDFPKLTILMAHSGRPFWYEQAFWMARRHENVYMEISGLPGKKLLDYFPELERLADKVVYGSDWPGNPYLRRNVEAIESLPLKSETKEKILWQNAARILAVDARM; translated from the coding sequence ATGCTAATTGACTTCCACCTCCACGTCTCTCGCAGTGAACACGAACGCCCCTGGGTGCTGGAATGGATGGAGAGCCAGTATCAGGGCGACGACTTGTGGACGGTTGTCGAGCAGGTTTTGACGCCGACGAAGTTGCGGCCATTTTTGCAAGAGAACGGAATTGATTGGGCAGTGGCTCTCGCCGAAGATTGCCCGATCACCACCGGAGTCACGCCGCACGACTTTGTGGCCGACTTGTGCGCCCGGGCCAACGCCTTGCCCGACCCGCCCACCGGCCCGCGCGGGCGGTTGATTCCCTTTGCCGCTCTCAACCCGTTCACCATCAACGATCTCGCCGCCGAACTGGAACGGCTGGTCAAAGAGCAGGGCTTTCGCGGCATCAAGGCCTATCCGGTTTATCAGCATCACTACATGAATGACTCACGGTTGTATCCGCTGTATGCCAAAGCTCAGGAACTCGGCATCCCCATGCTCGTCCACACCGGCTCGTCGGTCTTCAAAGGAGCGAGAATCAAATATGGCGACCCTCTGCATCTCGACGACGTGGCAATTGATTTTCCAAAGCTCACGATTTTGATGGCCCACTCCGGGCGGCCCTTCTGGTACGAGCAGGCGTTTTGGATGGCCCGGCGGCACGAGAACGTCTACATGGAAATCTCCGGCCTGCCCGGCAAGAAATTGCTCGACTACTTCCCCGAACTCGAACGGTTGGCCGACAAAGTTGTGTATGGCTCGGACTGGCCGGGCAACCCGTATCTGCGGCGGAATGTTGAAGCCATCGAATCATTGCCGCTAAAGAGTGAGACGAAGGAAAAGATTTTGTGGCAGAACGCGGCGCGGATTTTGGCAGTGGACGCGCGGATGTAG
- a CDS encoding HAD-IIA family hydrolase: protein MKKQPTDIAGFIFDVDGCVARGNHALPGVPETLAALRARGIRCAFLTNENMKTRAQVVEKLNGMGIPCTVEDVVTSAIVAAEVTRALHPGKKVLAVGAAGLVEALQQCGMELVDADHAAEAEVVVMGKDPNFNMKMLDVVCQTIWRGADFIATNLDPKVPAANGFIPATGPMIKAVAYATGKDPLVTGKPSQWAGEMAVKALGLAPERSAVVGDQLEQDIKMGKQAGLFTIAVLTGAATAEAIAAAAEAVRPDLVLPDVNHLPAWLDGAD, encoded by the coding sequence ATGAAGAAGCAACCCACGGATATTGCCGGTTTCATTTTCGACGTTGATGGGTGCGTGGCCCGGGGCAACCACGCTCTGCCCGGCGTGCCCGAGACGTTGGCGGCGCTGAGAGCGCGCGGCATCCGGTGCGCCTTTCTCACCAACGAGAATATGAAGACGCGGGCGCAGGTGGTGGAGAAACTCAATGGCATGGGCATTCCGTGTACGGTAGAGGACGTGGTTACGTCAGCCATCGTCGCCGCCGAAGTGACGCGCGCATTGCATCCGGGGAAGAAGGTGCTGGCGGTGGGCGCGGCGGGGTTGGTGGAAGCCCTGCAACAGTGCGGCATGGAACTGGTGGATGCCGACCACGCCGCCGAAGCCGAAGTGGTGGTGATGGGCAAAGATCCAAACTTCAACATGAAGATGCTGGATGTCGTCTGTCAGACCATCTGGCGCGGAGCCGATTTCATCGCCACCAATCTCGACCCCAAAGTGCCGGCCGCTAACGGGTTCATCCCGGCCACCGGGCCGATGATCAAGGCAGTGGCTTACGCCACCGGCAAAGACCCACTTGTGACCGGCAAGCCATCTCAATGGGCCGGCGAAATGGCCGTCAAAGCTTTGGGGCTGGCCCCTGAGCGCAGCGCGGTGGTTGGCGATCAACTGGAACAGGACATCAAAATGGGCAAGCAGGCCGGCTTGTTCACCATTGCCGTCCTGACTGGTGCAGCAACGGCAGAAGCTATTGCCGCCGCGGCTGAGGCTGTGCGCCCGGACCTTGTCTTGCCCGACGTGAATCATCTTCCGGCCTGGCTCGACGGCGCCGACTGA
- a CDS encoding indolepyruvate ferredoxin oxidoreductase subunit alpha, which translates to MKELLLGNEAIARGAWEAGVKFASGYPGTPSTEILETLAKHYPEVDSQWSANEKVAFEEGMGAAIGGLRVMVTMKMVGLNVAADSFMVFPYSGTNGGFVVISADDPGMHSSQNEQDNRYLALMAKVPVLEPSDAQECKDFVKLGLEISEQFSGPVMLRTTTRLAHHKGLVELGERAEVPQRKFTPDAKRFSVPIYRTLLRPGVEKRIANLRDYAETTPVNRVEWRSGQPGEPPTQGSVGFVSSSIAYQYAREIMPEASVFRLGLTHPVPPRALKEFCAAHETVYVVEEGEPFIEDQLKAMGITNLVGKSIFGVIGEYSPERLAKAIGLNVPEKPDFGKEITVLPRPPMLCVGCGHRTVFDSLKQLKVTVAGDIGCYTMGALPPYEASHTTFCMGASISTAFGLERAGHERAVAIIGDSTFVHAGIPALIDAVYNGSSLTLIILDNSTTGMTGQQPHPSAGKTLRGKPAPKLDLEGLVRAAGVKQVQVVDTWQRKDVARAVRSAVGHDGPAVVITRGPCMRLPEMKLSERGERPYFIDEALCTKCDACFKVWCPAITRTSAGFPIIDPVECTACTVCAQMCPVEAIGPMC; encoded by the coding sequence ATGAAAGAACTCCTCCTGGGTAACGAAGCCATCGCGCGCGGCGCGTGGGAAGCCGGAGTGAAGTTTGCCTCCGGCTACCCCGGCACGCCCAGCACCGAAATTCTCGAAACCCTGGCGAAGCATTATCCCGAAGTAGACTCGCAGTGGTCGGCCAACGAGAAGGTGGCGTTTGAGGAAGGAATGGGAGCGGCCATCGGCGGCTTGCGGGTGATGGTGACGATGAAGATGGTCGGCCTCAACGTGGCCGCCGACTCGTTCATGGTCTTCCCGTATTCTGGCACCAACGGCGGCTTCGTCGTCATCTCCGCCGACGACCCCGGCATGCACTCGTCGCAGAACGAGCAGGACAACCGCTATCTGGCCCTGATGGCAAAAGTGCCGGTGCTCGAACCTTCGGACGCGCAGGAGTGCAAGGACTTTGTGAAGCTGGGGCTGGAGATTTCGGAGCAGTTCAGCGGGCCGGTGATGCTGAGGACGACGACGCGGCTGGCGCATCACAAAGGGCTGGTGGAATTGGGTGAGCGAGCCGAAGTACCCCAGCGCAAGTTCACGCCGGATGCCAAACGCTTCTCGGTGCCGATCTATCGCACCCTGCTCCGGCCCGGGGTCGAGAAACGGATCGCCAACTTGCGCGACTATGCCGAGACGACGCCCGTCAATCGTGTCGAGTGGCGGTCGGGCCAGCCGGGGGAGCCGCCGACCCAGGGGTCGGTTGGATTCGTCTCCAGTAGCATCGCCTATCAATACGCGCGCGAAATCATGCCCGAGGCCTCGGTCTTCCGGCTCGGCCTGACCCACCCTGTGCCGCCGCGCGCCCTCAAAGAATTTTGCGCCGCCCACGAAACGGTCTACGTCGTCGAAGAAGGCGAACCGTTCATCGAAGATCAACTCAAGGCGATGGGCATCACCAACCTCGTCGGCAAGTCCATCTTCGGCGTCATCGGCGAATACTCGCCGGAGCGACTCGCGAAAGCGATAGGGCTGAACGTCCCCGAAAAACCTGATTTCGGCAAAGAGATCACGGTTCTGCCGCGCCCGCCCATGCTCTGCGTCGGGTGCGGGCATCGCACCGTGTTCGACTCGCTGAAGCAACTCAAGGTCACGGTGGCGGGCGACATCGGCTGTTACACGATGGGCGCATTGCCGCCCTACGAGGCCTCGCACACCACGTTTTGCATGGGGGCCAGCATCAGCACCGCCTTCGGGTTGGAGCGGGCCGGGCACGAGCGGGCAGTGGCCATCATTGGCGACTCGACCTTTGTCCACGCCGGCATCCCGGCGCTGATTGACGCCGTCTACAACGGCAGTTCGCTCACCCTCATCATCCTCGACAACTCGACCACCGGCATGACCGGCCAACAACCACACCCCTCGGCCGGCAAGACACTGCGAGGCAAGCCCGCGCCCAAATTGGATTTAGAGGGACTGGTTCGCGCCGCCGGAGTCAAGCAAGTTCAAGTAGTGGACACCTGGCAACGCAAAGACGTGGCGCGGGCGGTCCGGTCGGCGGTGGGCCACGACGGGCCGGCCGTGGTGATTACCCGGGGGCCGTGTATGCGTTTGCCGGAAATGAAACTTTCGGAACGAGGAGAGAGGCCATATTTTATTGACGAGGCGCTTTGCACGAAGTGTGACGCTTGTTTCAAAGTGTGGTGCCCGGCGATCACCCGCACCTCAGCAGGTTTTCCAATAATCGATCCGGTGGAATGTACGGCCTGCACCGTGTGCGCCCAGATGTGCCCGGTGGAGGCGATTGGGCCGATGTGTTAG